The genomic DNA CGTGGTGCATGGGCGCCGTCATCGGCGTCGCGCAGACGGTTTGACGCCGCGCTTGCATCGCGTCGCGAGATCTATCAACCCCGAAGCTCCGGCATGCTCGCCGGAGCTTTTTTTATGCCGTGGGTGTTTGGAGCCTGGTTCTTCGCGAGGTTTGCGGGGCCGCAACAATGCGGCTTGCCGCACGTTCAGGTGCTCATGTGAGCGCGGCAGCCGCGAATTCGTGCGCTGCGACACATTCCCGACGCATCGCGAGGCGTACTGTGATGAGCGGGAAACGGAGAGCCACGGTCATGGAAACCATGCTGTTTCGCTATATCGATCTGCCGATCGGCGATCGCGCGGCGTTCGAACTGGTCTGCGCGCGACACGGCTTCGCGCCGGCGCATTTCGACATCACTGCGAGTGCGGTACCGGGTGAGCCTGCGCACGAGCGGGTCGTGACCGTGCGGCGCGGGGGCTGGTCACAGTCGTATCGTGACCGGAACGGTAAGTGGATCCGGCAGTTCGAGGCGGATCTGACTTTCCGGCTTTTCAATTAGAGCAACGCTGTCTTCTGCGCGTCACGACAACACCAGCCGCACGCCGACCAGCGTCAGCGTCGCCGCGAGCAGATTGCGCAGCAGTGCGTCCGGCGCGCGCGACGACAGATAGCTGCCGATCGCGATGCCCGGCAGCGATCCCATCAGCAGCGACAGCAGCATCGACCAGTCGATCGAGCCGAGCAGCCAGTGTCCGGCGCCCGCGAGCAAGGTAAGCGGCACCGCGTGTGCAATGTCGGAGCCGACGATACGCGTCGTCGGCAGCATCGGGTACAGCAGCAACAACACCGTCACGCCGATCGCGCCCGCGCCCACCGACGTCAACGACACCAGCACGCCGAGGATCGCGCCGGTCAGCATCGTCAGCGCGAGCGTGCGTGCCTGGCTCGGCACGCGTTGCTTGCGCGCGCCGAGCGCCGCGAGCTGCGGACGGAACACCAGAGCGATCGCGGTAATCAGCAGCGCCGCGCCGAGCACGACCTGGATCAGCCGGCTCGCGCCCGGCGTGTCCATCCCAAAGCGATGCAGCAGGATCAGCGTGATGGTCGCCGCGGGCACGCTGCCGGCCGCGAGGCGCAGTGTGACCTGCCAGTCGACCGAGCCCTTCAGGCCGTGCACCAGTGTGCCGGTCGCTTTGGTGGCGGCCGCGTACAGCAGGTCGGTGCCGACCGCTGTGGCAGGGTGCACCTTGAACAGCAGGACGAGGATCGGCGTCATCAGCGAGCCGCCGCCGACGCCCGTGAGCCCGACCAGAAAGCCGACGAACAGGCCGGAGACGGAGTACAGCAGATCGATATGGGGTAGAGCCATTGAACGGACAGCTGACGCAGCGCAGGTGAAGGGTTGGGCGGCCAGGCCGGCGTACGCGCCGGGGAGGGTTGGTGGGGCGGCGTGCGATGCGCTGCGTGGTGGCGTCGCCCCCGCCGCCTGTGCGGCAAAAGGCGCTATTGTCGCAAAACTGCCGCGCCTGCGTGCGGCACGGGCTCAGAGCGCGCGGCGGATCTCGACGACGCCGAACGCCGCGAGCGTGATGCCGACCACGCGATCGATCGCCACGCGCAGCCTGCTGCCGATCGCATGACGCGCGAGCGACACCATCGTCACGAGGCAACACCACCATGTGATCGAGCCGGCGAACACGCCGCCGACCGTCGTCAGCGCGATGGCTGGCGAGAACGCGCCGCGCGGCGCGAGCGTCGTGAACAGCGCGGCGAACATGATTACGGTCTGCGGATTGGTCAGCGTCAGCAGCAGCGCGCTCGCATAAGCACGCAGCGCGCCGGCGCGGCCGATCTGCGCGAGCTTGCCATTGCCGTTGCCGTCAGCGGCTTCAGCGGGCGGTTTCTGAAGCAGCGCGCGCAGGCCGAGATACAGCAGGAACAGGCCCGCGAGCAGATGCAGCGGGCGGTCGTACGCGAGCATGAACTGCGAAATGCCGACGAGGCCGAGCGCCGCGATGAGCCCGTAGACGGCGTCGCCGCTTGCGATGCCGAAGCCGATCGCGAGTCCCGCGCGCGGGCCGCCCGTCAGCGTGCGGCGGATGCACAGCATGCCCATCGGGCCGACTGGCGCGGCTATGGCGAGGCCGACGCCCGCGGCGGTGAAGAACAGACCGGTGGTGGACATGAAGAGAAGCCCTTGATCGATGGTTCTGGTGGGTGGCGCTTGTTGTGCTGGCGACGCTCGCGGTGGTTCATGCGGCCTCGCGCGGCTTGGCCGCAATTGTGTCGCCACGATGCTCGCAGGGGGCAGGCGGCCAACGCACCCGCCAGCATAGCCAGACCGAAGAGCGCGGGCAAGGCCGCGCCTGATGAACGGTGCGGTATCCGGATTGAGCGTGTAGATCTGCGACGCCTGCGCGAGAACGACTTCCAGCGTCGCAGACCGATGATCGCTTGGTGTTTCGAACCCCTGACAGTGGGCTCGATCATACTTCAGCGGAATCGCGCGGCACGTGGGCGGAGTCGCTTTAGCGGAAGTACGCCTTGGTGTTCTCGTGGACGTCGGCGCGTGCAAGCAGTTCGGTTGGTGCGAGCCAGAGATACGCGCTGTGCTGGTCGAGCCGTCCGATCGGTGCCGCGCTCGTCAGCGGCAACGCATAGGCAAGCACGATGTAATGCGTCGACACGTGCGGCTCGGCCGCGAAGTTGTCGCTGTAGTGATGTTCGAATACGCCTTCGAACCGCGCGGCCGAGCGCGTCAGATTCTCGAGGCCCAATTCGGCGTCGGTGATGCGCGCGAAGGCGGCGTCGAGTGTTTCATGTTTTTGAATGCGGCCGCCCGGCACGAACCAGCTGTCGCGCGCAGGGCGGTTGCGGCGATGGCCGAGCAGAATGCGTCCGTCGGCGTCGCTGACGATCAGATCGATCGCGATCAAAGGCGTCAGACGCACTACGTTAAGTAGATCGCTCCGGGTCAGCATGGGTTCTCCAGCAGGTGGGGCGCTAGTCAGGCGCGCAATGTGTCCCCGCGCGATGCCCGAGGTGTGGTTCGGCGCATTAGGGATCCTGATGATGCTCGTCGTTCCGCATGAGCCGGTCCGACACGTGTGCCAGCAGCAACGCGAGCAACACCACGCCGATCGTCGCAAAGAGGAGCGCCCCGATCATTGCAGCCAGTATTAGGGCAATGCGGATCAAGGCCGGTAAACACAGCTGGTTGCGACCAGGACATGCGTAGACCTCCGAGATCGGTCACTACAGCTATAAAAGCGCGCATGCCAGTTCATGTTGTGCCCCTTGATGGGCTCTGCACGAGCAGCCTGGTGGCGTCCCGGACCGTTTCGCTGCCAAGGTCAATGCCAACGAAACGGCGCAGGCCGAGGCTGTCGTATAGCGCCTCTTCGCATGCAAGGTCGTTCATCTGTGCAACTCCAGCGCATTTTCAGGCATGCTAAGCCGTACGAGCGGCGATTCTATGTGCGGCATCCGACGCCGATCCCATCATGTTGCGCCGGACCATCGGCATATCGCGCCACTAGTGCACCACGTAGACCTCGGGTGTGGTCACGGCATCCTGGACGCATATCGGCAGGGCGGGGGACCACGTACAGCGGTGCGGGCGACGAGCATGTCCTGGTCGCAACCAGTCGTGTTTACCGGGCTTGATCGGCATTGCGCTGGATCACCAGGTCAGAACGGACTGCGTTCGCCCGTACGGCAATTTGTTGCGCAAACTGCATAGTGTATTTCCGCAATCCACTGGCGGAATTGACCCGTCCTTCGGTCGACGCACTGCGCCATTGACCCACCTATTGCGGTGCGGAATAAAGTTGTTCTGTATCCGTGTTTCACAATTGAAACATTAATCGCGCCGTTTATATCCGTTTTATCCAATAACAACCGATTAAATATTTCTGACGCCCACTGAGGTGTTTATATTGGACGCTGGATTCTATAATTGTGCCCCGGCTTGGTATCCGCGGGACAAATCCGGCGAGCGGCCAGTCAGCGAGTGCTGGTGCAGAGAAGCAGCTTGCACTCGCTCTTCCGGTTCGAGGGCAAAAAATCACTTCAAATCCGTGCGGCAACGGGTCAATCAAACGGTAAGACCATCTTTTTCGAGTGGCTCCGTAGTGTGCGCTGGCGTACGCAGTCGATTTTCTATTTGCTTTAGGATTTGCGAACTGGCTATTCATTCATGTGGAGTCGGCCATTAACTCATTGATAAGCCGGTGCCGTCGGGACAGATCTTCCGAATCTCCCTGCCGGGCCACGGCATCGATGCGCCACCGTGTCTGCAATATCGGTCATGGCGGTTAAATGCTGGAATGGCCGTCGCGCTGATTCGTTGTACAGAGTTGGCCTCAATGCGGCCGCCATCGATGAAAGGTAGCTCCGCTTTCCGTAAAGAGGATGACTATGACGTGCGCGAGTCTCGAATCTGCCATGTTGCGCTGGGTGCATGCTCCGAACAAGGGTATGCGTCGCATCGCGATACTTATGTTCAACGATTGCTCGCTCCAGGGCGCGGGAGTCGTCGCCGAGGTGTTCCAGGCAGCGAATGAACTGGCTTCGTCCGGCTCCGGTGGTTGGTTGTACGAAGTCTCTTTCCTGTCCGCCGATGGCGGCATGGTGCTGTCTTCATCGGCGCTGCGGGTCTGGACAGACGGACTCGACGCGCGGCATTACGGCGGCTTCGATGCGTTGTTTATCGCGGGCGGCAAGGGCGCCGGCGCTGCCGCCGCCGACGAGCGGCTGATCGCGTGGCTGCGCCGCATTCGCTCCAACACCGGCATGATCCGGCCGATTGCGGAAGGACGCGCGTTGCTCGAGACGGCTTACGGGTCCGACAGCAAGCACAACGGCGACATCCGTCAGCAGACGAATGGCGTTCATCCAGTGCAGGGCGCCGATGGAGGCGACCGCCTGGAATCGATGAGAAGCGCGCTCGCGATGATCAAGCGCGATCTCGGCGGCGCAATTGCGCGCGGGGTAGCCGAACGCCTGCTCGCCGATTCGTGTTCGAACCTGACGCCGCTGCTCGGCGAAGACGGCGGCTTGAGCCCGGGCGACAAGGTGCGCGCCGCAGCGCGCTGGCTGCAGGAGAACTGCCAGCAAGCCATTTCGATCGCCGACGCCGCGCAATTCGCGGCGATGAGCGAGCGCAACTTTCTGCGTCGCTTCAAGATGGAAATGGGCATCACGCCTTCCAGCTTTCTACTGCACGAGCGTCTCGCGGTGACTTGCAGCCTGTTGACCGAATCGGAATTGCCGGTCGACAAGATTGCTCGCCGCACTGGCATGGGTAACGGTGACCGCCTGGCGAAAGTATTCCGCAAGCGGATGAGGATTTCTCCCACCGAGTTCAGGATTCAAAGCCGGCGCATGGTCGGCGAATAACAGACGTGGGACCGGCCTGGCGCCCGCGCGAGGAGTGGGGGCGCCAGGAGCAGGGATTCGTGGATTTTGGAAGAACAAAAGGAATCCGAATATGTTGACGCATGGACCGGTGCGCGACGCATCTGCCAATCTGGATGGCGCGCGTTGTGCGCACATTGTCCCAGTCATTCTTGCTGGGGGCTCGGGGACACGGCTGTGGCCCGTGTCGCGCGGAAACTTCCCGAAGCAGTTGATCGACGTGGTCGGCTCCGATTCACTGCTGCAGGCGACCGCGCGACGCATGGACGGCTTCCCGTCAGGCTGGAGCGTGGACGCTGCGCCGATCATCGTGTGCGGCGAAGAGCATCGCTTCGTGATTGCCGAGCAGCTTCATGAAAATGGTGTTGAGGCACGTCTTATCGTTGAACCGGCACGCCGCGACACGGCGCCCGCGCTGACGCTGGCCGCGTCACTCGCTTGTGCGGACGGCGGCGACGCCATTCTCGTCGTGATGCCGGCCGATCATGCGATCGCCGACGTGCCGGCGTTGCAGCGCGCGCTTGAGTGCGCGGCGCGCCACGCGGAACAAGGCGCGGTGGCGACGCTCGGCGTGCCACCCACGCGCCCCGACACGGGCTTCGGCTATATCCGGATCGGCGCTGCGTTGGCCGGCGGCGCGCATGCGATAGACACCTTCGTCGAGAAGCCGGCGCAGGAAATCGCTGCGCAGTACGTGGCGGCCGGTACGTACTGGTGGAACAGCGGCATCTTTATCGTGCGCGCGAGCGTTTGGCTCGACACGCTCGCGCGGCTGCAACCGCACATGCATGCGGCCTGCGAGCAGGCATTCGCAGGCGGCCGGCGCGACGGCGCGGTATTCCGTCCGTCGCTGGACGCGTTTCTGAGCGCGCCCGCGGACTCGATCGATTACGCGGTGATGGAGCACCTGACCAATCGCACGGGTCTGGGTGCGGCCAGCAGCATGAACAGCAGCGACAGCACCGACGGCACACAGCGCGGGGCGCCGGTTGCGATACCCGCCGGCGTCGTTGTGCGACTCGACGCGGGTTGGTCGGATCTCGGTTCGTGGGACGCGGTATGGGCCGCGCTGGAGAAGGACGAAGACGGCAATGCCGGGCGTGGACGTGTCACCTTTGAAGGCGCGCAATCGTGCTACGCGCATTCGGAAGGACGGCTGGTCGCTTGCGTCGGCACCAGCAACGTGGTGGTGGTCGAGACCGCCGACGCGGTGCTGGTGGCCGACCGCGCGCACGTGCAGGACGTCAAGGGTCTGGTGGCGCGCATCAAGGCGCAGCACGCGCCGGAGGCCGACGCGCATCGCAAGGTGCGCCGCCCTTGGGGTTTCTACGATTCGATCGACCACGGCGAGCGTTTCCAGGTCAAGCGCATCGTCGTGACGCCGGGCGCACAGCTTTCGCTGCAGCTGCATCACCACCGCGCGGAGCATTGGGTGGTCGTGCGTGGCACGGCACTCGTCACTCGTGGTGAAGAACAGTTCCTGCTGAGCGAAAACGAATCGACCTATATCCCGCTCGGCACCCGCCACCGGCTCGAAAACCCGGGGAAGGTGCCGCTCGAAATCATTGAAATCCAGTCAGGCACCTATCTGGGTGAAGACGACATTGTGAGGTTCAACGACACCTACGGCCGCTGCTCCTAAGCAGCACGCCGGGCTTCATTTGTGGACGGAACGGCAACGCAGAGGCAAGCAAAATGCGCCAGTTTCAGGATTTGCTCGCGCGAGTTTTCGATGTCGCGTTGATATTGGCGGGTGCGACGGCGGCGTCGCAAGCCCGCATTGAGCATCTCGCGCAATCCGGGTTCTACTGGGCGCTCGTGATGTTTTCCGCCGCGTTCGCGCTGGCCGTCTTTCCGGCGTTCGGCGTGTACGAATCATGGCGCGGCCGCTCCAAGCTGGCGCTCGCCGGTCAGGTCTCGCTCGCGTGGTTGATGGTGCAGAGCTGCGCGCTCGTGCTGATGTATTCGCTGCATCGCAGTGACTTCGTGTCGCGGCTGTGGTTCTCGTACTGGACCGCGATGTCCGGTAGCCTTCTGATCGCGAACCGGGTGATCACGCACGCGGTGCTGGCGCGCGCTCGCGGCGCGGGCATGAACCTGCATCAGGTAGCGATCGTCGGCAGCGGCTCGCAATGCGACGCCATCATCCGCCGCATCGAAGCCGCGCCCGGAGCCGGGTTTCGCGCGACGGCCGTGTACAACACACGACCGGACGTGTCGCCGGTGACGAGCCCGCGCGTGCCGGTGTTCGACACCGTCGATGCGCTCGCCGAGTACATCCGCACGAACGACGTGCACGAGCTCTGGCTGATGCTCTCGCTGTCCGAGGAGCCGCTGATCTGCGCGTTGATCGCCGAGTTTCGCGACGATCTGGTGAATATCCGCTTCGTGCCGGACGTGCGCAGCCACGCTCTGTTCGAGGGCTGCGGGGTGATCGAGCTGCTCGGCGTGCCGGCGATCAATCTGGTCGCGTCGCCGCTGTCCGCCAGTTCGATGCTGAGGAAGGACATCTTCGACCGCCTGTTCGCGGCTACCGCGCTGATCAGTCTCGCGCCGGTGATGCTGGCCATCGCGATCGCGGTGAAGCTGTCCTCGCGCGGGCCGGTGCTGTTCAGGCAGGAGCGCAAGGGCGCGGACGGACGTGTCTTCACGATCTACAAGTTCCGCTCGATGCGTCTGCATTCGGAAGCCAAAGGCACGCTCAGTCAGGCGACGCGCAACGACAAGCGCGTGACGAAAGTCGGCGCGTTTCTGCGCCGCACGAGCCTCGACGAGCTGCCGCAATTTTTCAACGTGTTGCGTGGCGACATGTCGGTCGTTGGACCGCGTCCCCATGCACTCGAGCACGACGACCTCTATCAGAAAGTGGTCGCCGGCTACATCAATCGCTATCGAATCAAGCCGGGCATCACGGGGTGGGCACAGATAAACGGCTTTCGTGGCGAGACTGACCGCATCGAGAAGATGGAGCGTCGCGTCGAGCATGATCTGTATTACCTGGGTCATTGGTCGTTCGCACTCGATATGCGGATCATCGGCGCGACGATTGTCGCGGGACTAGTGCATCGAAATGCTTACTAGAAAGTCAATAACAACGCCTCGGGGCAAAGGAGAAAGGATCGTGAGCTCGCTCGGTTTTCGCACAGGAATTCTTGTGGTTTTCGCTACTGCAGCACTGCTTTCCGGATGCTCGATCGTACCGGGACAACGGATGATCACGCCGGCCACAATTCAGGACACGGGCGGCGAATTCAGTACCGAAGCCTCCGCGCAGAAGCAGATTCCGATTACTGATATCAACCTGGAGTTGGTCAAGAAGCTCAATGCCGACCAGAAGAACTCGGTGCTGTCGTCGGAGACGACGGCGCTGTTCGGCAAGCCGGCCGCGTACAGGGTCGGTCCCGGCGACGTGCTGCAGATCGTCGTGTGGGATCACCCGGAACTGGCGGCCGCGCTCGGCCAGCCGCCGGCGAACTCGCGTAACTCCGATGCAATACCGGGCTTCCTGATCGACGAGAAGGGCGACATCCAGTTTCCGTATGCGGGCACCCTGCATGTCGCGGGCCAGGATGCCGCGACGATTCAGCGCGAGCTGTTCAAGCGTCTGAGCAAGGTCTACCAGAAGCCTGAGGTGACGGTGCGCGTCGCGTCGTTCCGTAACGCGACGGTGTATATCGACGGCGAAGTGCGCACGCCGGGCACGCAGTCGATCAACGATATTCCGATGTCGCTGACGAACGCGATCGGTCTGAGCGGGGGCTTCACCACGACCGCCGATCGCAGCCGGGTCCAACTGATCCGCAATGGCACGACCTATACGCTGAACATCGACGACCTCGTCAAGCGCGGCCGCAATCCGTCGGACATCTATCTGCAACCGGGCGATACCGTGCGCGTGAATGCGCGCGAGGACAGCGGCGTCTACGTGATGGGCGAAGTCAACAAGCCGGCCACGGTGCTGCCGTTGCGCGACGGTTCGCTGACGCTGTCGCAGGCGATCTCCGATGGCGGCAGCTTCGACTCGAACACGGCCGCGGGACAGCAGTTGTTCGTGATCCGCGATTCGACCGGCGACTCGCCGCAGATCTATCACCTCGATGCGACCACGCCGGTGGCGATGCTGCTCGCAAACCAGTTCGAGCTGCAGCCGAAGGACATCGTGTACGTCGGGCAGGGCGGTCTCGTTCGCTTCAACCGTGTGCTGAACCTGCTGTTGCCGGCGATCAACGCGGCGGTGACGGGAGTCGTGGTGTCGAAGTGACGCGCGCGTGACGCGATATCTGAACCGGCAGGCCTTGTTGGGTGAAAACATGGCGATCAATTACGAAAACCGTTACGCCGGAGTGTATGAGCCAGGGCAGGTGCACCTGTCGGACTACGTTCGTACGATCGTGCGCGGTCGGCGCACGATCCTGACGGTGACGCTGATCGCGCTCGTGTTCGGTTGCGCGTACGCGTTCCTCGCGCCGCCGGTCTATCGTTCGGACGTGCTGTTTCACGTCGAGGACAGGACGGTGAACGCGGCGGCGAATGTCAATGCGAACGGCCGGGACGCGGCGGCGCCGTTTTCCGGTGCGTACGATTCGAAGCCATCGACGGCGGCGCAGATCGAGCTACTGAAGTCGCGTCTCGTCATCGAGGAAACGGTCCGCGCGCTGCACCTCGACATCACGGCGAAGCCGCGTTATCTGCCGGTGCTCGGCAGCAAGATCGCGGGACTCGTGAACGGGCGCTGGTGGTTCCGGCTGCCGTCGTTCATCAATCTGTCCGGGTTCGCGTGGGGCAGCGAGAGCATCGCGGTATCGCGCTTCGACATGTCGAAGGACCTGTATGGCGAGACCTTCACGCTGGTTGCGGGCGCCGACAACACCTTCATGCTGCGCGATCCTCACGGCAGCGCGATCCTGTCGGGGCGCGTCGGCGAGACCGTGCAAACCGATACCGCCGTCGGCCCGATCACGCTGCACGTCGACCGGCTGGTCGGCCCGCCCGGCTCGCGTTTCAAGCTGACGCGCGCGTCGACGCTCGGCACGGTCGAGCATCTGGCGAAGACGATGGTCGTGCAGGAAACGGCGGAGGGTTCCGGCGTGATCCGCGTGAGCCTCGAAGGCGCCGACGCCGCGCTGACTGCCGCGATCGTCAACAACGTGGCGCGCGAGTTCCTGCGCCAGGACCTCGCGAGCCGTTCGACCGAGTCCGATCACACGCTCGCGTTCCTCGAACAGCAACTGCCGGATGCGCGCAAGTCGCTCGACGACGCGGAAGAGCGCTACGGCAGGTTCCGCAATACGCATGGCACCGTCGATCTCGGCGAAGAGAGCAAGCTGCTGCTGCAACAGATCGTCGACAACAAGACGAAGCTGATGGATCTGCAGCAGCAGCGCGCGGAGCTGTTGCAGAAATTCACGCCGAGCCATCCGATGGTCGCGGCGCTCGATGCGCAGATCGCCGCGTTGCAGGGCGCGCAGAGCACGATGAACCACAGCGTCTCGACGATGCCGGACACCGAGCAGACCGCGCTGCGGCTGCAGCGCGACGTGCACGTCAGCACCGAGCTGTACACGAATCTGCTCGACAGCGTGCAGCGACTGCGGGTGGCGCAGGCGGGACAGGTGGGCGGCGTGCGCCTCGTGGACTTCGCCGAAGCCCCCGACGATCCCGTGCGGCCGGAGCGCATGCTCGTGATCCTGATCGCGCTCGGCGGCGGCCTTGCGCTCGGCTTGCTGCTGATCTTCCTGAAGCGCGCGATGCGCGGCGGCGTCGAGCGGCCGGACGAGCTCGAGGGGATGCTCGGCGTGCCGGTGTTCGCGGTGGTGCCGCGCAGCCAGACGCAATTGCGCCTGCAGGAAAAGGTGTCGCTGCGCCAGCGCGGGCAGCATGTGCTCGCGCAGCAGGCACCCGAGGATATCGCGGTGGAAGGGGTGCGCAATCTGCGCACCTCGCTGCAGCTGTCGCTCGATTACGCGGCCAACAACGTCGTGATGATCACGGGCTCGCGGCCTGATGCGGGCAAGTCGTTTCTCTCGGTGAATCTGGCGACGCTGGTGGCGTCGGCCAACAAGCGCGTGCTGATCATCGACGCCGACATGCGGCGCGGGGACGTGCATTCGCATTTCGGCGTCAGCCATCGGCCGGGACTGTCCGACGTGCTCTGCGGCGGCGATCTCAACGCGATGATCCAGCGCGACGTGCTGCCCGGGCTCGACGTGCTCGCGAAAGGCACGCTGCCCACGCACCCGGCCGAGCTGCTGATGAGCAAACGCTTCGAAGCGATGCTCGAGGTGCTGAAGCCGCAATACGACGTCGTGATCATCGACACACCGCCGGTGCTTGCCGTGACCGACTCGACGCTGATCGGCAAATTCGCCGCGACGACGCTGCTCGTCGTGCGGCATGGCCGTCAGCCTCTGCACGAGATCATCGAAACCACCAAGCGCCTGCGCAACGGCGGTGTCGGGCTGCGCGGCGTGCTGCTCACCGACGTGCCGCAGGAAGCCGCGTTCCTCGGCTCGGGGTACCAGGGCGGCTACTACGGATACGACAGCATCGCCGGTTGAAGGCGCGGCCCGCGCGCGGGCCGTGCAATCGCGCCTGTATGCCGGCAAGGGTTTTGGGAATTCACAAACTGTAAAAGGAGAAGGTTCTATGACACGCAAGGTCGCGTTGATTACCGGTATCACTGGGCAGGACGGTTCGTACCTGGCTGAGTTGCTGCTCGCCAAGGGTTACGACGTGCACGGCATCAAACGCAGGTCGTCGCTGTTCAACACAGATCGGATCGATCATCTGTACCGCGATCCGCATGAGCCGGAGCAGCATCTGTTTCTGCACCACGCCGACCTGACCGACTCCACCAGCATTTTGCGCGTGATCCAGCGCGTCGAGCCCGACGAAATCTACAACCTCGCGGCGCAGAGCCACGTCGCGGTGTCGTTCGAGGAGCCGGAATACACGGCTAACGCGGATGGTCTCGGCGCGTTGCGGATTCTCGAAGCAATGCGGATTCTCGGCTTGCAGAACAAGACGCGCTTCTATCAGGCGTCCACCTCGGAGCTGTACGGGCTCGTGCAGCAGGTGCCGCAGTCCGAGACGACCCCGTTCTATCCGCGCAGCCCGTATGCGGTCGCCAAGCTGTTCGCGTACTGGACCACGGTCAATTATCGCGAAGCCTACGGGCTGTATGCGTGCAACGGGATTCTGTTCAATCACGAATCGCCGGTACGCGGCGAGACATTCGTCACGCGCAAGATCACGCGTGCCATCGCGCGCATCGCGGTGGGCATGCAGAAGACGCTGTATCTCGGCAATCTCTCGTCGCTGCGAGATTGGGG from Paraburkholderia sp. HP33-1 includes the following:
- a CDS encoding polysaccharide biosynthesis tyrosine autokinase, which gives rise to MAINYENRYAGVYEPGQVHLSDYVRTIVRGRRTILTVTLIALVFGCAYAFLAPPVYRSDVLFHVEDRTVNAAANVNANGRDAAAPFSGAYDSKPSTAAQIELLKSRLVIEETVRALHLDITAKPRYLPVLGSKIAGLVNGRWWFRLPSFINLSGFAWGSESIAVSRFDMSKDLYGETFTLVAGADNTFMLRDPHGSAILSGRVGETVQTDTAVGPITLHVDRLVGPPGSRFKLTRASTLGTVEHLAKTMVVQETAEGSGVIRVSLEGADAALTAAIVNNVAREFLRQDLASRSTESDHTLAFLEQQLPDARKSLDDAEERYGRFRNTHGTVDLGEESKLLLQQIVDNKTKLMDLQQQRAELLQKFTPSHPMVAALDAQIAALQGAQSTMNHSVSTMPDTEQTALRLQRDVHVSTELYTNLLDSVQRLRVAQAGQVGGVRLVDFAEAPDDPVRPERMLVILIALGGGLALGLLLIFLKRAMRGGVERPDELEGMLGVPVFAVVPRSQTQLRLQEKVSLRQRGQHVLAQQAPEDIAVEGVRNLRTSLQLSLDYAANNVVMITGSRPDAGKSFLSVNLATLVASANKRVLIIDADMRRGDVHSHFGVSHRPGLSDVLCGGDLNAMIQRDVLPGLDVLAKGTLPTHPAELLMSKRFEAMLEVLKPQYDVVIIDTPPVLAVTDSTLIGKFAATTLLVVRHGRQPLHEIIETTKRLRNGGVGLRGVLLTDVPQEAAFLGSGYQGGYYGYDSIAG
- the gmd gene encoding GDP-mannose 4,6-dehydratase encodes the protein MTRKVALITGITGQDGSYLAELLLAKGYDVHGIKRRSSLFNTDRIDHLYRDPHEPEQHLFLHHADLTDSTSILRVIQRVEPDEIYNLAAQSHVAVSFEEPEYTANADGLGALRILEAMRILGLQNKTRFYQASTSELYGLVQQVPQSETTPFYPRSPYAVAKLFAYWTTVNYREAYGLYACNGILFNHESPVRGETFVTRKITRAIARIAVGMQKTLYLGNLSSLRDWGHARDYVEMQWRMLQQDKPEDYVIATGVQYSVRQFVQHAAAELGVTVRFEGTGTEEVGIVEKVEGREIRLSPGDVIVRVDPRYFRPAEVETLLGDPSKAHAQLGWQPVTSFASLVKEMVRADYQIARRDALVTLAGFTALEHHE